In the Geobacter sp. FeAm09 genome, one interval contains:
- a CDS encoding cytochrome c3 family protein, translated as MKSKTIMMLAAVCAVCWAGVPAFSGDQLADRHKAAGLGCKDCHGDKDKKDGVDMDKCLSCHESYAKLKLSPRTMKLHPNPHDGHYPDLDCNNCHHGHKPLEIYCDQCHKK; from the coding sequence ATGAAGAGCAAAACCATAATGATGCTTGCGGCGGTATGTGCGGTGTGCTGGGCGGGTGTTCCGGCATTTTCCGGAGACCAGCTTGCCGACAGGCACAAGGCGGCAGGGCTCGGCTGCAAGGATTGCCACGGCGACAAGGACAAAAAGGACGGCGTCGATATGGACAAATGCCTGAGCTGCCATGAATCGTACGCAAAGCTCAAGCTTTCCCCCAGGACGATGAAACTGCATCCCAACCCGCATGACGGGCATTATCCGGACCTGGATTGCAACAACTGCCACCATGGCCATAAGCCCTTAGAGATTTACTGCGATCAGTGCCACAAGAAATGA
- a CDS encoding MFS transporter codes for METRTLFRGLFLINFAITLGFGIADAFFSLYVFSLGARGALLGLPLVLYSLSKIVLSPFMGAWADRIGRKKVAAASLGLYLFVSLSYLFTASLPLITLLRLLQGIGCAMFRPVVLSLVGEASPDHKRATVMGTFDISFYGALSLGPVMGGMLKDLWGFQGIFATLALLCVVALAVALICIPGHTPPPRQASHSERLGDLLGATRHSSLRGLLAFVFGRACGISLLGAFLPIMLTARLGLSGTRAGLVMASSTLVMTLLLRPMGMLSDRAPRKSLVVAGGTVVSLLYFLIPVAVGFGQILALGVGIGLFSVLSQPASTALLVEEGSRHGMGATVGTCNAVLNLGFVSGPLLGAGLQSALGLTAVFYAAGVLGLGAVALFMANVGTVVAGSAAGYRHPCPQQHSVR; via the coding sequence ATGGAAACCCGCACCCTGTTCCGGGGGTTGTTCCTGATCAACTTCGCCATCACCCTGGGCTTCGGCATCGCCGACGCCTTCTTCTCCCTCTACGTCTTCAGCCTGGGCGCACGGGGAGCACTCCTGGGACTGCCGCTGGTCCTCTACTCCCTCTCCAAGATCGTCCTCAGCCCCTTCATGGGCGCCTGGGCCGACCGCATCGGCCGCAAGAAGGTCGCCGCCGCCAGCCTCGGCCTCTACCTCTTCGTCTCCCTCTCCTACCTCTTCACCGCCAGTCTCCCCCTCATCACCCTTCTGCGCCTGCTCCAGGGCATCGGCTGCGCCATGTTCCGCCCCGTGGTGCTCTCCCTGGTGGGCGAAGCCTCCCCGGACCACAAGCGGGCCACGGTCATGGGCACCTTCGACATCTCCTTCTACGGCGCCCTGAGCCTGGGGCCGGTGATGGGGGGGATGCTCAAGGACCTGTGGGGCTTCCAGGGGATCTTCGCCACCCTGGCCCTCCTGTGCGTCGTCGCCCTGGCCGTGGCCCTCATCTGCATCCCCGGCCACACCCCCCCGCCACGGCAGGCCAGCCACAGCGAACGCCTCGGTGACCTCCTGGGCGCCACCCGCCACAGCTCCTTGCGGGGCCTTCTGGCCTTCGTCTTCGGCCGGGCCTGCGGCATCTCGCTGTTGGGGGCCTTTCTCCCCATCATGCTCACGGCCCGGCTGGGGCTGAGCGGCACCCGGGCCGGGCTGGTCATGGCCTCCTCCACCCTGGTGATGACCCTCTTGCTCCGTCCCATGGGCATGCTCTCGGACCGGGCGCCGCGCAAGTCCCTGGTGGTTGCCGGGGGCACCGTGGTCTCGCTGCTCTACTTCCTGATCCCGGTGGCGGTAGGTTTTGGTCAGATCCTGGCGCTGGGGGTGGGTATCGGCCTGTTCAGCGTGTTGTCCCAGCCTGCGAGCACGGCGCTGCTGGTGGAGGAGGGGAGCCGCCACGGCATGGGTGCGACGGTTGGCACCTGCAACGCGGTGCTGAACCTTGGGTTCGTTTCCGGCCCGCTGTTGGGTGCGGGACTGCAGAGCGCCCTGGGGCTGACGGCGGTGTTCTACGCCGCTGGGGTTCTGGGGCTCGGGGCCGTGGCGCTGTTCATGGCCAACGTCGGAACGGTGGTGGCGGGCAGCGCCGCCGGATACCGACACCCCTGTCCACAGCAGCACTCGGTTCGCTGA
- a CDS encoding acetoin utilization protein AcuC, giving the protein MPACRTALIYSSLFGNFSYGDDHPFKLQRYRIVRDLMESYGLLKLPGMAIRGCRPIDDELALSFHAPEYLARLKEFSTSDEPRADFRFGLGDADCPVFKGLYDCAALGAGATFEAARLVEEEGFDIAFNLAGGWHHAHRAKASGFSYLNDAVLAINWLVARGRRVVYLDIDAHHGDGVQEGFYDSDQVLTISLHESGIYFFPGTGFESETGTGRGRGYSVNVPLLAHTDDALYMKAFDEVAYPLIAAYDPDVIVTQIGADAFRTDPLTRLEITTHSYGYIMRKLKALKIPWVALGGGGYDLMNTARAWTIAWAVMNGVELNPRLPAAFVRRIEPLGYPHRALLDAMHWSEEYERNLALDAVEKSIARIRAAIFPGIIGTYGTTSGK; this is encoded by the coding sequence GTGCCGGCCTGCCGCACCGCCCTGATATACTCGTCGTTGTTCGGAAACTTCAGCTACGGGGACGACCATCCGTTCAAGTTGCAGCGCTACCGCATCGTACGGGACCTGATGGAATCTTACGGGCTGCTGAAGCTGCCGGGCATGGCGATCCGCGGGTGCCGGCCGATCGACGACGAACTGGCGTTGAGCTTCCACGCCCCCGAATATCTGGCGCGCCTCAAGGAGTTCAGCACCTCCGACGAGCCTCGGGCCGACTTCCGTTTCGGCCTGGGCGATGCCGACTGCCCCGTCTTCAAGGGGCTGTACGATTGCGCGGCATTGGGGGCCGGTGCGACCTTCGAGGCGGCCCGCCTAGTGGAGGAAGAGGGGTTCGACATCGCCTTCAACCTGGCCGGCGGCTGGCACCATGCCCATCGGGCCAAGGCCTCGGGTTTCTCCTATCTGAACGATGCCGTGCTCGCCATCAACTGGCTGGTGGCCCGGGGGCGGCGGGTGGTCTATCTGGATATCGACGCCCACCACGGCGACGGGGTGCAGGAAGGGTTCTACGACAGTGACCAGGTCCTGACCATCTCGCTGCACGAAAGCGGCATCTATTTTTTTCCCGGCACCGGCTTCGAAAGCGAAACCGGTACCGGCCGGGGGCGGGGCTATTCGGTGAACGTGCCGCTGCTTGCCCACACCGACGACGCCCTCTACATGAAGGCCTTCGACGAGGTGGCCTATCCGCTGATAGCCGCCTACGACCCGGATGTCATCGTCACCCAGATCGGCGCCGATGCGTTTCGCACCGACCCGCTGACCCGGCTCGAGATCACGACCCATAGCTACGGCTATATCATGCGCAAGCTCAAGGCGCTCAAGATTCCCTGGGTTGCGTTGGGCGGGGGGGGCTACGACCTGATGAACACGGCCCGGGCCTGGACCATCGCCTGGGCGGTCATGAACGGCGTGGAGCTCAATCCCCGCCTGCCGGCGGCCTTTGTGCGGAGGATAGAGCCGCTGGGGTATCCGCATCGGGCCTTGCTGGACGCCATGCACTGGTCCGAGGAGTATGAGCGCAACCTGGCCCTCGATGCGGTGGAGAAAAGCATTGCGCGGATCAGGGCGGCCATCTTTCCTGGTATAATTGGAACCTATGGCACAACTTCCGGGAAATAG
- a CDS encoding tetratricopeptide repeat protein: MDPSTVTPLDGISYFAPPAGYTLTGRDGRVAIPWDGKPPIPLLDEDLAAVKQGAPDYDMVGRGIYRALRLDPECAHAAEYAAVLGEAYPHIVSELGGQVIMLDAKEVDTPYLDRKITSLKILALLDPANAGLQAEIGRTFADRGARLAVLHQAVESWYGAEKHLKKALALDPSDGHAAYEYGEALYILGRYDQAAEVWAEALAGLAEGERARLETRIAAVLAGKVPLVPPLDYLTALSVALGERQAGRNDEAAAIIEDVLADPFFAEQFPMGEVYYLLGTCYQEMGMENEAAEAFRRSA; this comes from the coding sequence GTGGATCCTTCGACAGTCACACCGCTTGACGGCATCAGCTATTTTGCGCCGCCGGCAGGCTATACGCTTACCGGGCGCGACGGCCGGGTGGCCATCCCCTGGGATGGCAAGCCCCCCATCCCGCTTCTGGACGAGGATCTCGCCGCCGTGAAGCAGGGGGCGCCCGACTACGACATGGTGGGCCGGGGCATCTACCGGGCGCTGCGTCTCGACCCCGAATGCGCCCATGCCGCCGAGTACGCCGCCGTGTTGGGTGAGGCTTACCCCCACATCGTTTCCGAGCTGGGGGGGCAGGTCATCATGCTGGACGCCAAAGAGGTCGATACCCCCTATCTGGACCGCAAGATCACGTCCCTCAAGATCCTTGCCCTGCTCGATCCCGCCAATGCCGGCCTGCAGGCGGAGATAGGCCGGACCTTTGCCGACAGGGGCGCGCGTCTCGCCGTACTGCATCAGGCCGTGGAGAGCTGGTACGGGGCGGAGAAACATCTGAAGAAGGCCCTGGCGCTGGACCCGTCCGACGGCCATGCCGCTTATGAATACGGCGAGGCGCTCTACATCCTGGGGCGCTACGATCAGGCGGCCGAGGTCTGGGCCGAGGCGCTGGCCGGCCTGGCGGAGGGTGAGCGGGCGCGCCTTGAGACGCGCATCGCCGCAGTTCTGGCCGGCAAGGTCCCGCTGGTCCCCCCCCTGGATTATCTGACGGCCCTGTCGGTGGCATTGGGGGAGCGCCAGGCCGGGCGCAACGATGAGGCCGCCGCCATCATCGAAGATGTGCTGGCAGACCCTTTCTTTGCCGAGCAGTTCCCCATGGGCGAGGTCTATTACCTGCTGGGCACCTGTTACCAGGAGATGGGCATGGAGAACGAAGCGGCAGAGGCATTCAGGAGGAGCGCATAA
- a CDS encoding ABC transporter ATP-binding protein has protein sequence MSVHGIAVRIEKLNKSFGGNHVLKDIDLDIAPGETFSIIGPSGTGKSILLRHIIRLETPDSGQIYFNGQPVFDNGRPLPQTFRSSMVFQSSALFNSLTVAENVGLWLREHRICPEARIRELITEKLAIVGLEGTEGLNTSELSGGMRKRVAIARSLAMEPDLVLYDEPTAELDPVTTDELAETILSLRKKTGNTTIIVTHDLNFALYLSDRIAMMHRGEIIEIGVPDQIRNSANPIVQRFIRTTTKGIQGG, from the coding sequence ATGTCCGTGCACGGCATTGCCGTTCGAATTGAAAAGCTGAATAAATCCTTTGGCGGCAATCATGTCCTCAAGGATATCGATCTCGATATCGCGCCGGGAGAGACCTTTTCCATCATCGGTCCCTCCGGCACCGGCAAGAGCATCCTGCTGAGGCACATTATCCGCCTGGAAACGCCCGATAGCGGCCAGATCTACTTTAACGGCCAGCCGGTGTTCGACAATGGCCGCCCGCTGCCCCAAACGTTCCGCAGCAGCATGGTGTTCCAGTCGTCGGCCCTGTTCAACTCACTGACCGTTGCCGAGAACGTGGGACTCTGGCTGCGGGAGCACCGCATCTGCCCCGAGGCGCGCATCCGCGAGCTTATTACGGAGAAGCTCGCCATCGTCGGGCTGGAAGGTACGGAAGGGCTGAACACCTCGGAATTGTCGGGCGGTATGCGGAAGCGGGTCGCCATTGCCCGCTCCCTGGCGATGGAGCCGGACCTGGTTCTCTACGATGAACCGACCGCCGAACTGGACCCGGTCACCACTGACGAGCTGGCGGAGACGATTCTCTCCCTGAGAAAAAAGACCGGCAATACGACGATCATCGTCACCCATGACCTGAACTTTGCCCTGTACCTGTCCGACCGCATCGCCATGATGCACCGGGGCGAGATCATCGAAATCGGCGTGCCGGACCAGATACGGAACAGCGCCAATCCGATCGTGCAGCGCTTCATCCGCACCACCACCAAGGGGATTCAGGGGGGCTGA
- a CDS encoding DmsE family decaheme c-type cytochrome: protein MRRLHPARSEKTPPQAQSLICLKCHSAASTPALAHWHSSPHALNDLSCFSCHQLHEGPQQKVSHDKMAELCYGCHPDVKAQFSLFSHHPVREKKMGCFDCHDPHGSMQPKLLKGSTQRDLCTRCHMEKSGPFVYEHGDVTETCTNCHVPHGSVNRRLLSAAMPFLCLQCHNPGHRSVMNSDSSMKSLFSNRCTDCHSSVHGSDTPDNRGYGTLRK, encoded by the coding sequence ATGCGACGTCTCCACCCTGCTCGATCTGAAAAAACTCCCCCCCAGGCCCAATCCCTGATCTGCCTGAAATGCCACTCCGCCGCCTCGACCCCGGCCCTGGCCCACTGGCATTCCAGCCCCCATGCCCTGAACGATTTGAGCTGTTTTTCCTGCCACCAGTTGCATGAGGGGCCCCAGCAGAAGGTGAGCCACGACAAGATGGCCGAACTCTGCTATGGCTGCCACCCCGACGTCAAGGCCCAGTTCAGCCTGTTTTCCCACCACCCGGTGCGGGAAAAGAAGATGGGATGCTTCGACTGCCATGATCCCCACGGTTCAATGCAGCCCAAGCTGTTGAAGGGGAGCACGCAGCGCGACCTCTGCACCCGCTGCCACATGGAGAAGAGCGGCCCGTTCGTCTACGAGCACGGGGATGTCACCGAGACCTGCACCAATTGCCACGTGCCCCACGGTTCGGTCAATCGCCGGCTGCTCTCGGCGGCCATGCCGTTCCTCTGCCTGCAGTGCCACAATCCGGGGCACCGCAGCGTCATGAACAGCGACTCATCCATGAAATCGCTTTTTTCCAACCGGTGTACCGACTGCCATTCATCTGTCCATGGTTCCGATACCCCCGATAACCGCGGGTACGGAACATTGAGGAAGTGA
- a CDS encoding ABC transporter substrate-binding protein: MRRRILSITLMVLFLSCWCWPSDCRAAGKVIAAIMSSDQPRYREAHQAFIKSLAALGYTSANVEIILQVPNPDPLSWSNTIRKFNAYRPDLIVAYGAPAAFVAMRESDGIPVVSVDVFVSDGPHRGMCGVSSRVPLVTLIKTLKDSREHIKPYRRVGVVYNSRESGSQRQLEEIRKFAPQYDMVVAEANVASSAALDSALPSLLDHSDVIFATESGVVSRQFAKIVARARARNIPVLSTMPGAAERGALISLEIHPEEQGHLAADIATRILEGARQSHLSLISPRRIELVINMRAAQELGINLPFTVLSNATRVIK, encoded by the coding sequence ATGCGCCGAAGAATCCTCTCCATAACGCTGATGGTCCTTTTCCTGTCGTGCTGGTGCTGGCCTTCGGATTGCCGCGCCGCCGGCAAGGTCATCGCCGCCATCATGAGCAGCGACCAGCCCCGCTATCGCGAGGCGCACCAGGCGTTCATCAAATCCCTGGCCGCTTTGGGCTATACCTCTGCCAATGTGGAGATCATCCTGCAAGTGCCGAACCCCGATCCGCTCTCCTGGTCCAATACGATCAGGAAATTCAACGCCTACCGTCCCGATTTGATCGTGGCCTACGGGGCTCCGGCGGCATTCGTGGCCATGAGGGAGTCGGACGGGATCCCGGTGGTGTCCGTGGATGTCTTTGTCTCGGACGGACCGCATCGGGGCATGTGCGGCGTCAGTTCGCGGGTGCCGTTGGTCACGCTGATAAAGACCCTGAAGGACAGCCGTGAGCACATCAAACCGTACCGGCGGGTCGGGGTCGTTTACAATTCCCGTGAAAGCGGCTCGCAGAGGCAGCTTGAGGAAATCAGGAAATTCGCGCCCCAGTACGACATGGTGGTGGCGGAGGCAAACGTTGCCTCGTCCGCTGCCCTGGACTCGGCGCTCCCCTCCCTGCTCGACCATTCCGATGTCATCTTCGCCACGGAGAGCGGCGTCGTTTCCCGGCAGTTCGCCAAGATCGTCGCCCGCGCCCGGGCCCGCAACATCCCGGTGCTCTCCACCATGCCCGGCGCCGCCGAACGGGGCGCACTCATCTCCCTTGAGATCCATCCCGAAGAGCAGGGGCACCTGGCGGCCGACATCGCCACCCGCATCCTGGAGGGCGCCCGGCAGAGCCATCTCTCCCTGATCTCACCCCGCCGTATCGAGCTGGTCATCAACATGCGCGCTGCCCAGGAGCTTGGGATCAACCTCCCCTTCACGGTCTTGAGCAATGCCACGCGCGTCATCAAGTAG
- a CDS encoding response regulator gives MGRILLIDDDQAFTEFLAGYIHDAYPLLRVDICNSPVTALNSIRAGGYDLLLIDLEMPAMDGLKLLSFATQAGMDKNRVVILSGRDADFLHDLCPMGTCLAVLNKFEARQKTVLDMIFSSLSKKTAGR, from the coding sequence ATGGGTAGAATATTATTGATCGACGACGACCAGGCCTTTACCGAATTCCTGGCCGGGTACATACATGACGCCTATCCCCTGTTGCGGGTTGATATCTGCAACAGCCCGGTAACGGCCTTGAACTCCATCAGGGCCGGCGGATACGACCTGTTGCTCATCGACCTGGAAATGCCGGCCATGGATGGTTTGAAGCTGCTTTCGTTCGCGACCCAGGCGGGGATGGACAAAAACCGGGTGGTGATCCTCTCCGGCCGGGATGCCGACTTTCTCCACGACCTCTGTCCCATGGGCACCTGCCTGGCGGTGCTCAACAAGTTCGAGGCCCGGCAGAAAACGGTGCTGGACATGATCTTCAGCTCTCTCAGCAAAAAAACCGCCGGGCGGTAG
- a CDS encoding OmpA family protein, producing the protein MLKRVIYLAVAGLMVLVFTGCVSQGTYQLKENEAKGLAGELGDLKQKYGQLSSDNNALKAEFDKLKTEAAGLEKDRQALTKDRNELEQVLKAKSDTLSRNISDLRQKITDLEGENGRLKGEIASLQKAKEEKVKEVSSTYEHLLENMKSEIAQGQVTISELKGKLTVNMEAAILFDSGKADVKPDGVTILLKMIPTLKEVKDKSIRIEGHTDNVPIRSAQFPSNWELSAARAINVAKYLQQQGLDPANLSAAAFSEYRPVADNDTREGRAKNRRIEITLVAKD; encoded by the coding sequence ATGCTGAAACGAGTCATATATCTGGCAGTGGCAGGTCTGATGGTCCTGGTGTTCACGGGCTGTGTTTCCCAGGGGACGTATCAATTGAAGGAAAACGAAGCCAAGGGATTGGCGGGGGAGCTTGGCGACCTGAAGCAGAAATACGGGCAGTTGAGTTCCGACAACAACGCGTTGAAGGCCGAGTTCGACAAGCTGAAGACCGAGGCCGCCGGGCTTGAGAAGGACCGGCAGGCGCTCACCAAGGACAGGAATGAACTGGAGCAGGTGCTCAAAGCCAAATCAGACACCCTTTCCAGGAATATCAGCGACCTGCGCCAGAAGATAACCGATCTGGAAGGGGAGAACGGGCGGCTCAAGGGTGAGATCGCCAGCCTCCAGAAGGCCAAGGAGGAGAAGGTCAAGGAGGTCAGCAGCACGTACGAGCATCTGCTGGAGAACATGAAGAGCGAGATCGCCCAGGGACAGGTGACCATTTCGGAATTGAAGGGGAAACTGACCGTCAACATGGAGGCCGCCATCCTGTTCGATTCCGGCAAGGCCGATGTCAAACCGGACGGCGTCACCATCCTGCTCAAGATGATCCCGACCCTGAAAGAGGTCAAGGACAAGTCGATCCGCATCGAGGGGCACACCGACAACGTGCCGATCAGGTCGGCCCAGTTCCCCTCCAACTGGGAGCTTTCCGCGGCCCGTGCCATCAACGTGGCCAAATATCTCCAGCAGCAGGGGCTCGACCCGGCGAATCTCTCCGCTGCGGCCTTTTCCGAATATAGGCCGGTGGCCGACAACGACACCAGGGAAGGGCGCGCCAAGAACCGCCGCATCGAGATCACTCTGGTGGCCAAGGACTGA
- a CDS encoding Smr/MutS family protein, translating into MGKKQRHEKPAAAAQFRASHFAALKGVALAPKEEPAPAAPPPQPPRRETQPVEDDDLFLRAMADVKVVRTRGGGPKAGTERERPAPGGPAEDGEAELFRRAMSGVKALSVPPEGAAKAGTAPPGARAQAPLPSPPPPDGDRESAELFLQEIGRLKLETKFADALPADDELKPLSGNRLRQVKQGIIAVTHQLDLHGLTREEALAALPRFLNTARHKGQKAALVITGKGNNSPGEPVLQQAVASWLRDAGRGMVLEFAPAPREMGGSGAFIVFLRPLAEAPAGA; encoded by the coding sequence ATGGGCAAGAAGCAGCGCCACGAAAAGCCGGCAGCGGCCGCTCAGTTTCGCGCCAGCCATTTTGCTGCCCTGAAAGGGGTGGCTCTCGCCCCGAAGGAGGAGCCGGCTCCGGCTGCGCCCCCTCCCCAGCCGCCCCGCCGCGAAACGCAGCCGGTGGAGGATGACGACCTGTTTCTGCGGGCCATGGCCGATGTCAAGGTTGTGCGCACCCGCGGAGGGGGCCCCAAGGCCGGAACGGAGCGTGAACGACCGGCTCCGGGCGGCCCGGCCGAGGATGGGGAGGCTGAACTGTTCCGGCGCGCCATGTCCGGCGTGAAAGCGTTGTCCGTACCTCCGGAGGGCGCGGCAAAGGCCGGGACGGCTCCGCCTGGTGCCCGCGCGCAGGCCCCGTTGCCATCTCCTCCCCCCCCGGACGGCGACCGTGAATCCGCGGAACTGTTTCTGCAGGAGATCGGGCGCTTGAAGCTGGAAACGAAATTCGCCGATGCGCTGCCGGCCGATGACGAGTTGAAACCGCTTTCGGGCAATCGCCTGCGCCAGGTGAAGCAGGGGATCATCGCCGTCACCCACCAACTCGACCTGCACGGATTGACGCGGGAGGAGGCCCTGGCGGCGTTGCCCCGTTTTTTGAACACGGCACGCCACAAGGGGCAGAAAGCGGCCCTGGTCATTACCGGCAAGGGGAACAACTCGCCGGGCGAGCCGGTGCTCCAGCAGGCGGTCGCATCCTGGCTGCGGGACGCCGGGCGCGGGATGGTGCTGGAATTTGCGCCGGCCCCGCGGGAGATGGGCGGAAGCGGTGCCTTTATCGTCTTTCTCCGCCCCCTGGCGGAAGCTCCCGCCGGTGCCTGA
- a CDS encoding AAA family ATPase yields MPEKLLIPSVEMRLGSLLEFNRKRDMEASSPAKHKKRQTITISREFGCEAYPMAERLREIMEKKHGEPWVLLDKGLLDEVAQDHHLSANVLNSLGEKSRFLDEILATFSSRWKSEKDHFRVLCRHVLSLAEQGNVIIVGRGSSIVTQPLKNCFHFRLFASPGFKVRSIAHRMGVEAEEAEKIIAKQQKQRDNFIRDFLDRDARDLGFYHLVLNNDKNSVDTMARTIAEYVTAL; encoded by the coding sequence ATGCCGGAAAAACTCTTGATACCGTCCGTGGAAATGAGGCTCGGCTCCTTGCTGGAGTTCAACCGCAAGCGTGACATGGAGGCATCATCCCCCGCCAAACACAAAAAGCGGCAGACCATCACCATCTCACGGGAGTTCGGCTGCGAGGCATACCCCATGGCGGAACGCCTGCGGGAGATCATGGAGAAGAAGCACGGCGAACCGTGGGTGTTGCTGGACAAAGGGCTGCTCGACGAGGTCGCCCAGGACCACCACCTGTCCGCCAACGTGCTGAACAGCCTGGGAGAGAAGAGCCGTTTCCTGGACGAGATCCTGGCCACGTTCTCTTCACGCTGGAAAAGCGAGAAGGACCATTTCCGGGTACTGTGCCGCCATGTGCTTTCCCTGGCGGAACAGGGCAACGTGATCATCGTGGGCCGGGGCAGCTCGATTGTCACCCAGCCCCTGAAAAACTGCTTCCATTTCCGCCTGTTCGCCTCACCGGGGTTCAAGGTGCGCTCCATAGCGCACCGGATGGGGGTTGAGGCCGAAGAGGCCGAAAAAATCATCGCCAAACAGCAGAAGCAGCGGGACAACTTCATCCGCGACTTTCTGGACCGGGATGCCCGCGACCTGGGCTTTTACCACCTGGTGCTCAACAACGACAAGAACAGTGTGGACACCATGGCCCGCACCATTGCGGAGTATGTGACGGCCCTGTAG
- a CDS encoding Dabb family protein, translated as MITHIVFFKLSDASPESLAVTREKLLSMQGNVPQLRHLEAGIDVIRSERSYDIALVTKFDSLDDLEAYQIHPYHAGEVLPHMRSVCSSIVAVDYRD; from the coding sequence ATGATCACCCATATCGTTTTTTTCAAGCTGTCCGACGCGAGCCCTGAAAGTCTTGCGGTTACCCGGGAAAAACTGCTCAGCATGCAGGGTAACGTCCCCCAACTGCGCCACCTGGAGGCCGGCATCGATGTCATCCGCTCCGAACGCTCCTATGACATCGCCCTGGTGACGAAGTTCGACTCCCTGGACGACCTCGAGGCCTACCAGATCCACCCCTACCATGCCGGAGAGGTGCTCCCCCATATGAGGTCGGTATGCTCCTCCATCGTCGCCGTCGATTACCGGGACTGA